From the Triticum urartu cultivar G1812 chromosome 4, Tu2.1, whole genome shotgun sequence genome, the window gagttcattgTAAAGcgttacgccgatgcaagctaTTACACCGATTCGGTtaactctgagtctcaatctggataatattgaaagtgggagtaattagctagagtagctccatgcagagcattgtagacatagacaaattgcaaaatacatgcggctCTGAATGTGttagacccattgactaagcttctctcacaagcaaaacatgatcacaccttagtgctctttgggtgttaatcacatagcgatgtgaactagattattgacactagtaaaaccctttggttattagtcacatggcgatgtgaactaatcacatggtgatgtgaactattgatgttaaatcacatggcgatgtgaactagattattgactctagtgcaagtgggagactgaaggaaatatgccctagaggcgataataaagttgttatttatatttccttatatcatgatgaatgtttattattcatgctagaattgtattaaccggaaacttagtacatgtgtgaatacatagacaaacagagtgtcactagtatgcctctacttgactagctcgttaatcaaagatggttaaagtttcgtaaccatagacatgagttgtcatttgataaacgagatcacatcattagagaatgatgtgattgagatgacccatccgttagcttagcactatgatcgtttagtttattgttattgctttcttcataacttatacatgtttctatgactatgagattatgcaactcccgaataccgaaggaacaccttgtgtgctatcaaacgtcacaacgtaactgggtgattataaatatgatctacaggtgtctccaatggtgtttgttgagttggcatagatcgagattaggatttgtcacttcgattgtcggagaggtatctctgggccctctcggtaatacacataactataagccttgcaagcaatgtgactaatgagttagttgcgggatgatgcattatggaacgagtaaagagacttgccggtaatgagattgaactaggtatgaggataccgacgatcgaatctcgggcaaataacatatcgatgacaaagggaacaacgtatactgttatgcggtttgaccgataaagatcttcttagaatatataggagccaatatgagcatccaggttccgctattggttattgaccggagatgtgtctcggtcatgtctacatggttctcgaacccgcagggtccgcatgcttaacgttcgatgacgatttgtattatgagttatgtgatttgatgtaccgaaggttattcggagtcccggatgagatcaggacatgatgaggagtctcaaaatggtcgagacgtaaagatcaatatattgaaaggctatattcggacatcagaaaggttccaagtgatgcaggtatttttcggagtaccggagagttacgggaattcgacgggggaaatagtgggccttaatgggccatacgggaaaggagagaagggcctcaagggtggccgcgccccccccatggcaagtccgaattggactagggaggggatggcgcccctctctttccttctccttctcctactcctcccctctctcctctcttggaaaaggaaggggactccaagtaggattgggaatcctagtcggactccccctataggcgcgcccctcctaggccgacctcctcttcctccctcctttatatacgtgggcagggggcacccacagacacacaagttgatttcttagccgtgcgcggtgccctctccacagatttccacctcggtcgtattgtcgtagtgcttaggcgaagccctgcattggtaacttcatcatcaccatcgtgctgacgaaactctcccccggcctcagctggatctagagttcgagggacatcaccgagctcaatgtgtgcagatcacggaggtgtcgtgcgttcggtacttgatcggttggatcgcgaagatgttcgactacatcaaccgcgttacttaacatTTCCGCTTTCGGTCCACGaaggtatgtagacacactctactttctcgttgccatgcatctcctagatagatcttgcgtgatcgtatgATTTTTTAAATAGTGCGCTCCTCAatatcatcgagctgaacgtgtgctgatcgcggaggtgccgtgcattcggtacttgatcggttggatcgcgaagacgttcgactacatcaaccgcgttactaaacgcctCCGCTTTCGCTCTACGAgagtacgtagacacactctccccgctcgttgctatgcttctcctagatagatattGCGTTATTGTaggcaatttttttgaaatactacgttccccaacagcgtCGCCGCTGACGCCCCACAACGCGCACAAGCGGGAGTGCAGCGCGGCCAAGCGCCTGTCATCGTTGTCCTACCACCACGCGCACCACCGGCGGATGGTCATGGCCGGCCTGCCGCTCGAGGCACACGACGCCGAGGCTCCACGAAGACTTGGTTGGCTCGCGGTGCTTCCAGGAGGACGCGGGGGCCGCGGCGCAGGTGCCGGTCAGGAGCCTCCACACTCGCCATGGTGCGGTCTACGACGTCGTCCACACTTGAGGATGAGCCTTGGTCTGGCTGCGGCGCGTACATCCGTACCCAGCCGCTCCTCCCCGTCGCAAAGGTGCTTTAGTCTGGTCTGGCTCGAGTGGACGGCGTTGGGAGCACGCGAGCGCGCAAGCAAGGTGGCTTCGTTGCCGACACGGGGCTCGACCAGGTAGGGCTGTGAGCGCGGGAGCTCGAGGCAGTTCAAGGAAAGACTGAGCCACCAGTAGACGTTCGACAGAATGCCGGCCCCGTTAGACGGGTCAACGGACCCAGATAAAAAAGGAAACACAGACGAACGGACGAGCGACCCAAACAGATAAAAAACAAACAAAACGCGGGTCAGTTTAGTCGGTCGGTTGGAATTGCTAAAAAGCTATAGCTTAGGGGTGCGTTTAGAAAACAGAAAGAAAGCAAAAATACGACGAGCGGGGCCGCCATCAATTTTGTCACCCCGCCCCTTCCGAGTTTGGAAACCATGCGAGCCTGCGGGAAATTAAGGCACGCCCATCTCCACCGTGCACAGCCCGCTCCCGGGATCCGATGGCCTACACAAGTGCCACCTCACGGATCCGCGCCCCGCCCCTCTCCACCAATCCCCTCCCACCGCGCGCCTCTATATTAATCCCCTCCCCTGCTCCACCACAACACACCAAAGAAAAGTCTCCCTCGCAACAACTCGCCCATTTCCCTCCACACCAGCCCGACACCTCAAGCTCCATCCCGATCGATGGCGCCCAAGGCCGAGAAGAAGCCCGCGGAGAAGAAGCCGGCCGCCGAGGTCGCCGAGAAGGCCGAGAAGACCCCCGCCGGCAAGAAGCCCAAGGCGGAGAAGCGGCTGCCGGCGTCCAAGTCCGCCAAGGAGGGCGGCGACAAGAAGGGCCgcaagaagaacaagaagagcGTCGAGACCTACAAGATCTACATCTTCAAGGTGCTCAAGCAGGTGCACCCGGACATCGGCATCTCCTCCAAGGCCATGTCCATCATGAACTCCTTCATCAACGACATCTTCGAGAAGCTCGCCGGCGAGGCGGCCAAGCTGGCCAGGTACAACAAGAAGCCCACCATCACGTCCAGGGAGATCCAGACCTCCGTCCGCCTCGTCCTCCCCGGCGAGCTCGCCAAGCACGCCGTCTCCGAGGGCACCAAGGCCGTCACCAAGTTCACCAGCAACTAGGGTTACGTCGCGGTGTCTCTAGGGTTCCGTCCCCGTGTTCTCTTCTAGTAGCTTTTGTGTCGCCGTCGGTCGTGTCCATGTGTATCGTTATAGGTAGGTAGCGCGCCTGCTTTGTAAATCGTGTCAGGTTGTGATGGACGGCTTTGATTTCAATTAATGGAAGAGGTTGTGTGTGACTTCTCAATCTGCTAGCTGTTGCGTCATTCTGCCAAAATAATTGGGGATCTAGGGTTTGAGGAGCTGGGTGCTCGAGCTGCCGCTGCCGCCACTGCTGCCGGTGATGTTTCGAGGAGGGACGGTGATGCGTTTGGCCTCTCGGCACCTGGGTTCCCATGGCTTCAGCACCGAGATATTTGTGAGCAGTAAGCAATCGTCCTCTGTATTCTCCCCGTTCCTGTGCTTGCATAAATGCTTGGCACTTGTATGCGATGAATTGGTGCTGCGTGATTAGGTATGGTGATGATTATTGTCTGCGACCTCTGGTTCATGCTCGAGTGTTGTTCGCCTATGACTGGGGTTGTTTGGGTGTGGATGGATTGAGCACTGGTTGGTGTGGTGACGGTCTCCTTTGCTTTCCTTTTTTCCTTATGAACATGAACATCAGCTTTAGGGCTCATTCGGTTGGGAGGAAATCAAAACGTAGGAATTAGTAGTATAGAAATTTGATAGGATGGCACTTGCCATCCTAAGGATTTGACTTGCCTCGTTCCTACGTGCAAAATAAGCTTtgaggcctcttttggttcataggataggattatcgtaGGAATAAGAATTTTGTaagaaatgagatgacatgtatctcaaatcctatgattaggaataggaaacgagatgtcatttggttgacaccaaaggaattttttcattgagtctaggctcatttttattttcctatgaaatgtgaaggataggaatcaatcctatgtaggaatagaaatctattcctatgaaccaaagtgctctaaagaaaaaaatcctataagaatcctatcctctagaattcctatgaaattcctccaaaccaaagCAGGCCTGAGTGGATGTGTAGTTTTCTCCAAAAACACTGGAAATGAGTAgtattcctatgaaattcctgtACGCATTTCCTACACACCGAATGCATATATAGGAAAATTTCCTCCGGACTCCTTGTTCCTATGTTTTTCCTACAAAAATCCTTCAAACCGAATGAGGCCTTAGCATGCCAGGGAATGTTTCGAGCCTGCTACTGATATAGGAGCTTTAGAATATGATTCCTTTGACAGTTACATAGCAACACCACGGATGCTTCATACCATCTTTTGAGAACTTTATCACGGGCTGGATGGGTTTGCCTAACGTTATCTTTTCCTTGTTCTAGTGCTGACGATGTTTCACACATGCCGACTGATTATGTGTGTCGATGAAAACTAATTGTTGCTCTATGGCTAGTACAATTTGTAGCCGCAAGTTGCTTCTGCCAAAAACTTGTTGCCATTTTAGCACCTGAAATTTGGTATCTATTCTACTTGGGGGGCACTTTATCATCTTGGACGAAATGTTTGCGATGGACAATTTTAGTTTTCATCTCTAGTTTGTCTTGCTGCAAATTGTTGTGGTTGAGGGGTGCACATTGTTGACATGGACCTGAGATACACATACACAACAAAGATAGTGATAGTGATGCAGTTTGCCTCTTCATTTTAATTTGTAAGATCACCATATATGTTCGACCCCATCTGTAccaaaatactccctccgttccgaattacttgtcttggatctgtctagatacggatgtatctagactcattttagtgctagatacctccgtatctagacagatctaagacaagtaattcggaacggagggagtataagacgttttttgacgctgtcatagtgtcaaaaaacgtcgtatattttggaacagagggagtaccaTTTATGAAATGATTTTCTACATATTCTGCTCACAGGGAATTATGCGCCAAGAATTTAACTCATTGCTGCCTTTTAAATCTGTAAATGCAGATATAACATGTAACATTTATTCATCCTTCTAGATTCTTTTGTCAGGGTTATCATTTTACACAACGGAGGAAGAATTTAAAAAGGTCTTCTCACCATTTGGCGCCATTGAGGAAGGTATCTATGCCATTTTTGAACTTGTGTGACGCTGCCACATGGAATTGTAAATCTTTGTCATTGTTTCCTACTGATACTTGAAGTTCTTATTATGTTAGTTGCATGGAAATATTTTGGTTTAATGCTGCTATCTGTTTCTATCAAATATAGTTCGGTTAGTGAGAGACAACCAAACTGGAAGGCTGAAGGGATTTGGTTTTGTAAGATATTCATCACAAGAGGAGGCACAGAAAGCTATCAAGGCAATGGATGGAAGGGTATGCACACTGCTCACCTACTATCTTGGGTGTAACCTTCAAACATCATTTGCTGGTGCTGACACATTGATAATTTTATAAACTGAGAATTCATGGTTGCCATTTACCCTAGAGGAAACTCTGCTGAAGTTCCACTGGAGAAAAAAATGGAGCCATAACTCTTTGCCGCTGATACTCCTTCCTTTGTCAACTGAAACTACCTTGTGAAGACACCTTGTTAATAGAGTAAAGTGCACAGAAACACACCTTAGGGATAATGTGATAAACCACAACTCTTGGTGACATTGCTTTTATCAAATAACCAGGACCTTTGAGGTCATTCATAAAAAAAAACTAATCTCTCATGTTTAGTCATTTGTCGCCAAAACTGACAATGCTGGTGTACTCAAGAAAACCATAGGTCATTCTTCTGAATACTGCTTAAGGGTATTGACTTCTGTAACAAAATAATTAGACCTGCAATGTGTTAAGAGGTACCTACATTATTTCTAAATTCACTAAATATGTACAGTGGTCTTATGTCAGCCTTCCTTTACCATCTTCCATCTTCCAATGATGACAAGAAGTGTACATACAGCATTTGGGCCACGTCGGTCCACCAGTCAGGTCGACTGGTAGAAGCCATGTTTCTGTGTTTACTCTTGTTAACAATGTTTTCAACATAATGTAAGGTTAATACATTCTTGTTGTAACAGAGTTGGCTCTTTATCTAAAGCATTTTCTAGTTTATTCACATGaagcatgcgttggtttttctCTGTTGACTAGTGAGAACGCCTTTTCAGGTAGATTTGGTTAAACTAACTTGTTTTGTGATTCATGGTTATTTTGTCTTTTCATCTACTATTTCACATATTAAGTGGCGCAATTTCCCTCAGCTGTTTTGTCGCTACATTTTACCGCTTTCTATTCATAGGCACTTAAACTAAGAACTGCATTAGACAAGGCATTTACCTGGAGAATTCTCCAAAGAGAGAAGTGGCCATCTCTAGAGCCTTAGTTGTAGAAATTACACCCCATGTATAACCACAACACGAGTTTGCAAACTTACTATGTGAACAGACCACGAAAGTCATAATCAAAGGTGTTTTAAGTAGTGTCGTAGACTGGTTTCTACCATTCGCTACTAAAATGCATTTTTTTAGGCCTTTTGTGACCAAGTCAGGAAATGCTGCAAATTAGGTAGTTTATCTTTTCGATGCAATTGTGAGGAACACATTTTCTTGGAAATAGCATCAGAATAGTCAGGAATTGCTCTGTTCAGTGTTCAGATTCTTGTCTTTACATTTGCCAAATTGACAGCCATCTTGGATCTTGTCATTTTTCCATTAGGTGATGCTTTTATCTTGACATTACCATCATCTCACTCCAAACTATTTGGATTTGAGCAGTGAAAGCCATTTGTTGTAATGACAACCGTGTGCAAATTTCATTGTTCGAGCATGATGCTAACCGGCATCGGCTTCAATATTACCTGATTTGGTGTGTTTGCAGCACCGTTTGCTTGGACTTTAAATTTCTAAACTGATTTTATCTTTTTTTTTTCAGATTCTACGCGGCAGACTGATTTTTGCAGAGATGGCAAAGGAACACGGCACCGGATAGTCAATAGGTCAGATTTTTATTTGCACCGTTGCTGAACTACATGTGTCTTTGGGCCGAACCGCCGAAGGCACTTCTCTCTTTGCATCTTGCTATCAAGAACAGGACCGAATAGTGACGGCATGCCTAGCATGTTATCCAAACAGCCATctgtttttttgttgttgttgctagAAGCAGTTATGTTTCATGAACATATTCATTTGCTACAAAGCGGAACTGTGTAAGCTAAATTTGTTTGTGTTGGTACTTAAATTCAGCACGCCGGAGTAATGTGAACTGAAGTACGGTTATTACAGTCAAATCTGGTTTCAATAAGCTCAAGGTCTTCATCTCTGCCTTGACTCTGATTGCTCAGCTTTCATTGGGCGAGCACATGCCACAACTGCACCAGGGCAACTGTACAGTTCTAGTGCTCCAGTATCAGTTTTTTTGCTGTCTTTTGCTTCGTTTTGTATGCTTGTAAAACCTTCCGCCACGTTGGTGATTGACTGCTCTGGTAACAGCAGAAGGAACTCGGGTAGTTGTTAAGCACTTAGAAAATATTAGCCGAGCTTCCGTTTGGGGGAGACATTTGGCGCTTTGGCTTCGTTTGAATTTTGTTGAGAGTTGGGTGGGCAACTGAAAAGTGTCTCCAAAACCTGGAGTGTAATGGAGCTCGCTCCGTATCCCATATGGCGATCGGAGATATGATGACTCTACTAGAGTTGCTCTAAAGACGCAACTACAATCAAGTCCATGGAAAATTTTGCCTACCGTCACGAGACGTCAGATTTGTTCGAAAGGTGGCGTGCTTGGGAGATCGGAAtggttgagagagagagagagagagagggggaggggggggggggggggggcagagaAAGAGACGATTTACTTAGTTTCGCCTGTTGCAGCACCACGGAGTTTCGACGGCCTGTTGCAACACTGGCTGAGCTCAACGCCCTGTCTCCAAAACCCGAAGTGTAATGGAGCGCCTTCCACATCTCATATGGCGATTGGAGATATAATGACtttgctagagttgctctaaagACGCAACTACAATCAAGTCCATGAATTTTTTTTGCATGTCATGTCACGAGGGATTTGTTTGAAAGGCGGGTGCACTTGGGAGATTAGAATGGTTGggcgggggaggaggagggggggggggggggggggggggggggggggggggagaatcGATTTACTTAGTTTCGCCTGGTGCAGCACCAGGAGCTCCGACGGCCTGTTGCAGCATGACCTAGCTCAATGCCACCCCCAATGCGTGTTTTTTTTGAGAGTACGCAAATTGCGTACCATAGCTTGATAGAAGATAGAAAG encodes:
- the LOC125552116 gene encoding organelle RRM domain-containing protein 6, chloroplastic-like; translation: MRLASRHLGSHGFSTEIFVSRLSFYTTEEEFKKVFSPFGAIEEVRLVRDNQTGRLKGFGFVRYSSQEEAQKAIKAMDGRILRGRLIFAEMAKEHGTG
- the LOC125552115 gene encoding histone H2B.1-like; this encodes MAPKAEKKPAEKKPAAEVAEKAEKTPAGKKPKAEKRLPASKSAKEGGDKKGRKKNKKSVETYKIYIFKVLKQVHPDIGISSKAMSIMNSFINDIFEKLAGEAAKLARYNKKPTITSREIQTSVRLVLPGELAKHAVSEGTKAVTKFTSN